The following proteins come from a genomic window of Bacillota bacterium:
- a CDS encoding DUF948 domain-containing protein, whose translation MTPLLVITAVVATATLVLIGFAISAIIQFKRTLINVDDLVVNVNKQLDPLLIDLHDTVRQLNGELGSITEITKSVKDIGDKVSATTRIVHEAISSPLITVASISAGAKEAIKKLVGR comes from the coding sequence ATGACGCCGTTATTAGTGATCACTGCGGTTGTTGCAACGGCGACACTGGTACTGATCGGTTTTGCAATATCTGCGATAATACAATTTAAAAGGACGCTGATAAACGTAGATGACCTGGTTGTTAATGTTAATAAACAACTCGACCCCTTGCTAATAGATCTGCACGATACCGTCAGGCAGCTAAACGGTGAACTTGGAAGCATAACCGAGATAACTAAGAGCGTCAAGGACATCGGTGATAAGGTAAGTGCCACAACAAGGATTGTTCACGAGGCGATATCATCCCCTCTAATAACGGTCGCAAGTATATCGGCTGGAGCTAAAGAAGCAATCAAGAAGCTTGTTGGACGATAA
- the aspS gene encoding aspartate--tRNA ligase produces MRTNACGTLSRHNIGEEVVLCGWVHTRRDHGGLIFLDLRDRSGIVQIVADPAHTGAFDAARKVRSEFVLYVVGKVKERPAGTVNPNLPTGEVEVEAIEIKVLNKSKTPPFEIDGSPTDESLRLKYRYLDLRRSEMQRNIIMRHHIAQRVRNYLNDNGFIEIETPMLTKSTPEGARDYLVPSRLIPHHFYALPQSPQLFKQVLMVAGFERYYQLARAFRDEDLRADRQPEHTQIDIEVSFMEEEGILALVEGLVKAVFEVVGININPPFQRMDYDEAIARYGTDKPDLRYAMEIEDISDIAETADFKVFADTVKSGGAVRGISAPGCGMYSRSQIDELAKHATNLGAKGLAWIAIEAEGNIRSPIAKFFTEEQLETIMARLKARPGDLMLFVADKPKKASMVLGSLREMLADRLGLIKPDDFKLMWLVNCPLFDWDENENRLSPNHHPFTMPRVEDIPLLDTDPLKVRSYAYDLVINGTEVGGGSLRIYDQELQEKIFSLLGLDMEQAREKFGFLLEAFEYGAPPHGGLAFGLDRLVAVLLQKKTIREVIAFPKTQTGSDLMTGAPDTVTEQQLREVHIKLS; encoded by the coding sequence ATGCGTACCAACGCATGTGGAACTCTGAGTAGGCATAATATAGGAGAAGAAGTGGTTCTCTGCGGTTGGGTTCACACGAGGCGCGACCATGGAGGGCTTATATTTCTTGACCTCAGGGATCGTAGCGGTATTGTTCAAATTGTAGCCGATCCGGCGCACACTGGTGCTTTTGATGCCGCAAGAAAGGTGAGAAGCGAGTTCGTTCTCTATGTGGTGGGCAAGGTAAAGGAGCGTCCTGCGGGGACTGTCAATCCCAACCTGCCTACCGGAGAAGTTGAGGTGGAAGCAATAGAGATTAAGGTACTTAACAAATCTAAAACGCCTCCATTTGAAATTGACGGCAGTCCTACTGATGAGAGCTTAAGACTAAAGTACAGATACCTTGACCTTCGGCGTTCAGAAATGCAGCGCAACATCATAATGAGGCATCACATCGCGCAAAGGGTACGCAACTACCTGAACGATAATGGATTTATTGAAATTGAAACACCTATGCTCACAAAGAGCACTCCGGAGGGTGCAAGAGATTACCTCGTCCCAAGCCGGCTCATACCCCATCATTTCTACGCGCTGCCGCAATCACCCCAGCTTTTCAAACAGGTGCTGATGGTTGCGGGCTTTGAGAGGTATTATCAACTTGCCAGAGCGTTTAGGGATGAGGATTTAAGGGCGGATAGGCAGCCAGAGCATACGCAAATCGACATAGAGGTCTCATTTATGGAAGAGGAAGGAATACTTGCACTGGTAGAAGGTTTGGTTAAGGCGGTATTTGAGGTTGTTGGCATTAACATAAACCCGCCATTTCAACGGATGGATTATGACGAGGCAATAGCAAGATATGGAACCGATAAACCGGACCTTAGATATGCTATGGAGATTGAGGATATAAGCGACATTGCTGAGACAGCTGATTTCAAGGTTTTTGCCGATACGGTAAAGAGCGGTGGAGCGGTTCGCGGAATCTCTGCTCCAGGTTGTGGCATGTATTCCCGTAGCCAAATAGATGAACTAGCCAAACATGCAACAAACCTCGGCGCAAAAGGCCTTGCCTGGATCGCAATCGAAGCAGAGGGCAACATAAGGTCTCCAATAGCGAAATTCTTCACCGAGGAACAACTTGAAACTATCATGGCCAGGCTTAAAGCCAGGCCTGGGGATCTGATGCTGTTTGTTGCAGATAAGCCTAAGAAAGCTTCAATGGTGCTTGGTTCGCTGAGAGAAATGCTGGCCGATAGGCTTGGCCTAATTAAACCCGACGATTTTAAGCTTATGTGGCTTGTAAATTGCCCGCTTTTTGACTGGGATGAGAATGAGAACAGGCTATCGCCAAACCACCATCCGTTTACAATGCCAAGGGTAGAGGATATACCACTTCTTGATACCGATCCGCTTAAAGTAAGGTCGTATGCCTACGACCTGGTCATTAATGGTACTGAGGTTGGCGGCGGAAGCCTCAGAATTTACGACCAGGAGCTACAGGAAAAAATATTTAGCCTTCTTGGTTTAGATATGGAGCAGGCTCGTGAAAAATTCGGTTTTCTGCTCGAGGCATTTGAATATGGCGCACCCCCGCATGGCGGGTTAGCGTTTGGTCTAGATAGGTTAGTAGCGGTACTTCTGCAGAAGAAAACAATCCGTGAGGTAATTGCCTTTCCAAAAACGCAAACCGGATCTGATCTGATGACCGGTGCACCTGATACTGTAACTGAACAGCAGTTACGCGAGGTTCATATAAAACTTAGTTAG
- the hisS gene encoding histidine--tRNA ligase: MRYKAPKGTIDILPDVAIRWQYLESKASELFKIYGYESIITPIFEHTEVFLRSIGTSTDIVQKEMYTFEDKGGRSLTLRPEGTAPVIRAYVEHNMNQLPQPVKLYYAGPMFRYERPQAGRYRQFWQLGVEAIGSDDPAIDAETILLMIDYFKSVGLKELILYINSMGCEKDRPTYIKLLREFAQEHRAELCKDCQKRIDINPLRLFDCKDESCQIVMRDAPKLIDFLDETCRQHFDEVKHYLDMQGISYIVKPELVRGLDYYTKTTFEVVSPLLGAQNAIGGGGRYDKLVQEFGGPPTPGIGFAIGTERLSLAVEKEGVFEVTDYKLDVFLAIADDASKSAAINVLYALRRKGISATIDYMGRSLKSQLKYADKRGFRYTVFIGSRELGAGVVPVKNMSTGEQFEIGLNELVDKLAEILKKQPIATGR; encoded by the coding sequence TTGAGATATAAGGCACCAAAAGGTACGATTGATATTCTGCCGGATGTAGCAATTAGATGGCAGTATTTAGAAAGCAAAGCAAGTGAGCTTTTTAAAATATACGGCTATGAATCTATTATAACACCTATTTTTGAACACACTGAGGTGTTCTTGCGCAGCATAGGGACATCGACAGATATTGTTCAAAAAGAAATGTACACCTTTGAAGATAAGGGGGGCAGAAGCCTGACGCTTAGGCCCGAGGGCACGGCACCAGTTATTAGGGCTTATGTTGAGCATAATATGAACCAGTTACCCCAGCCGGTAAAGCTCTACTACGCAGGGCCAATGTTTAGATACGAGCGTCCCCAAGCTGGAAGATACCGTCAGTTCTGGCAGCTTGGCGTTGAAGCTATCGGCTCGGATGACCCCGCAATAGATGCAGAAACTATCCTGCTGATGATAGATTATTTTAAATCGGTGGGTTTAAAAGAATTGATTCTATACATAAATAGCATGGGGTGCGAGAAAGATCGGCCCACATATATTAAACTTTTAAGAGAATTTGCCCAGGAGCATCGTGCAGAGCTTTGCAAAGATTGCCAAAAGCGGATAGATATCAATCCGCTTCGTCTTTTTGACTGCAAAGACGAGAGTTGCCAGATAGTTATGAGAGATGCACCTAAGCTTATCGATTTTCTAGATGAAACTTGCAGGCAACATTTCGACGAAGTCAAGCATTACCTGGATATGCAGGGCATTAGCTATATAGTGAAGCCAGAGCTAGTTCGCGGGCTGGATTACTATACAAAGACTACTTTCGAGGTCGTAAGCCCGCTTCTTGGGGCGCAAAACGCAATCGGCGGCGGTGGAAGATACGATAAGCTGGTGCAGGAATTCGGAGGCCCCCCAACTCCGGGTATAGGTTTTGCAATAGGCACGGAGCGGCTCTCGTTAGCCGTAGAGAAAGAAGGAGTATTTGAGGTAACCGATTACAAACTGGATGTCTTTCTAGCAATTGCTGATGATGCATCAAAATCGGCGGCAATAAATGTTTTATATGCGTTAAGGCGCAAAGGAATCAGTGCAACGATCGATTACATGGGCCGCAGCCTAAAGAGCCAGCTTAAATATGCAGATAAACGAGGCTTCAGGTATACGGTTTTTATTGGCTCAAGAGAACTTGGGGCAGGAGTAGTGCCGGTTAAGAATATGAGCACCGGTGAACAATTTGAAATTGGTTTGAATGAGCTGGTAGATAAGTTAGCTGAGATATTGAAAAAGCAGCCAATAGCAACTGGTCGTTAG